From the Polaromonas sp. JS666 genome, the window CTTCTCCACCGGAATGCCCAGGGCGACGTAGCGGTCCAGCCAGCCGAGCTGGCGTTCGCGCATCCCGGCCACGCTGCAGTTGTTGTTGCGCTGCGAAAACGGCTCGGTGGTGTAGAACATCAGCTTGCCGTCCAGGTCCACCTGTTCGCAGGCGCGCGCCCGATCGAAACCGTTGTCGTTGAGCCAGAGCGCCGTGTAGCGGGTGCCGGGACGCTTGGCGATGGCGGCAAACAGCTCGGCGGTGTCTGCCATCTGCGGCACCGCGCGCGGACTGACGAAGGACGCCACCTGGATCTGCTTCAGACCCGATGCCGCCAAAGCATCAATCAGCGCGGCTCGATCCGCCAGCGAATAGGTTTTCGGCTCCATCTGGAAGCCCTCGCGCGGCCCTTCCTCATGGAACTCGACGGAGGTAGGTAATTTGCTCATTGCTGACTTCTCTTTCCATCAGGAGGGGCTGACTTCGGCCAGCATCTGGTGGCGCTCGACCATGTCGCCGACCCGGCAGCGCAGGCTGCTCAGGCTGCCTTCGAACGGCGCCGTGACGTGCAATTCCATCTTCATCGATTCAAGCACGATCACTGTCTGGCCGAGGGCGACGGTCTCGCCGACCGCAGCCTTGACCGCGACCACCTTGCCCATCATCGGCGCGCCCAGTTGCCCGCTGGCGGCGGCGTCACCGGCAGCGCCCCCCAGATAGGGTTGCGCCGTGAACACGCCGCTGCCCAGCGCACTGGAGAGCTCGACCTGCCGCGCATCGCCCCGGATCGTCAGCTCCAGCGCCCGCCCGTCGCAATGCAACAGGGAGCGCCCGGCCGCGAGCGGCTGCAGCGAGGCGTTCACTTCCTGCTCGCCAATGACCAGGGTGCAAGCGCCCTGGGCGTCGCGCCTCGAAAACCGCACCGGCCACTCGGCCACGCCCGCCTTCAACACCAGGGCCGGCTGGGGCGCGGCCTGAATTGGCCCACTGCTCAGGCGCCAACCAGTGAAGCCGTCCCACAGGGTCCAGCAGCCCAGCGCGGACCACCCGGCGCGCTGCTGCGCCAGCCAGTGCAGGGCGGCGGCGGCCAGGTGCTCGATCGGCGGCGCGGCGGGAGCCACCACGCCGCGCTGTGCATGGCGTTCATCGATCAGGCGGGTGTGGAAACTGGCGTCGCGGGTTTCCGGCCACTCCAGCAGTTCATGCAGGAATTCCAGGTTGGTCACCAGCCCGATCACCGTGCTCTCTCGCAATCCGGCCACCAGCGCCCGGCGCGCCGAGTCGCGGTCGCTCGCATGCGCGATGAGCTTGGCGATCATCGAATCGTAGTGCGGCGAGATTTCGTCGCCACTGTCCACCCCGGACTCGATGCGCACGCCCGCGCGTGAAAAATCGACCACCTGCAGCCGCCCGGTGGCAGGCAGGAAACCGGCATCGGCGTCTTCCGCGCACAGCCTGGCCTCGAAGGCGTGGCCGGTGCAATGCACATCGGCCTGCGCCAGCGGCAAATTGCCGGTGGCGGCAATGTGCAGTTGCAACTCCACCAGATCGAGGCCAGTCACTTCTTCGGTCACCGGGTGCTCGACCTGCAGGCGCGGATTGACCTCCAGGAAGTAATGCTCCCCCCCGGTGACAACGAACTCCACCGTGCCCAGGCCACGGTAGTTCACGCCGGCGGCCAGCTTCACCGCATCGGCCAGGATGGCGGCGCGCAGTTTGGGGCTGAGACCGCTGGACGGCGCCTCTTCGATCACTTTCTGATGGCGGCGCTGCAAGGTGCATTCACGCTCGAACAGGTGAATGGCGTGGCCCTGGCCATCACCGGCCACCTGCACTTCCAGATGGCGCACCTGCGGCAGATACCGCTCGACGATCAGCTCGCCATTGCCGAAAGATTTTTCAGCCTCGCGCATGGCACTTTCAATGCGCCCTTCCAGCCCCTCCAGCGTCTCGACCACCGCCATGCCACGGCCGCCGCCGCCGGCCACCGCCTTGAGCAGCACCGGCAGCGTCATGCCGCGCACCAGGCGCAACACCTCGGTCGGGTCGGTCATGCCGCCTTCGCTGCCGGGAATGACCGGCACGCCCAGGCGTGCTGCCTCCCGCTTGGCGCTAGCTTTGCCGCCGATGCGCTCAATGGTGTCGGCCGTGGGGCCAATGAAGGTGAGCCCGGCCGCGTCGAGCGCGCGCACAAAAGCCGCGTTTTCCGAGACAAAGCCATAACCCGGATGCACGGCGTCGGCGCCGACGCGCTTGGCCGCCGCGATAATGGCGTCGATATTGAGGTAACTCTCGCTCGGCGCGGCGCCCCCGAGCTCGACCGATTCACCGATCTCGCGCACATGGCGGGCAAACCGGTCGGCACTGGAATGCACGGTCGCCACTTCCAGGCCGAGCTTGCGGCAGGTGCGGGCGATGCGGCAGGCGATCTCGCCGCGGTTGGCAATGAGGACTTTCTTAAGCATGGCGGGCGTCCTGATTAAAAGCGGAAAATGCCGAACGGCGTCGGCTTGGCGGCGGTGCGGGAGGCGAGGTCGAGCAGCAGCCCCATGGCGTCGCGGGTTTCCACCGGATCGATGATGCCGTCCACCCACAAATTCGAAGAGAAGTTCGTGGCGGGCTGGAAATCTTCGTAAATTTTGCGTACCGGGGCTTTGAATGCCTCTTCTTCCTCGGGCGTCCACTCTTTGCCCTCGGTCTTGTTGATCTGCTTGCGCACCAGCGCCATCACGGTGGCGGCCTGATCCGGGCCCATGATGGCCGCGCGGCCGGTCGGCCAGGCGAACATCGCAGTCGGGTTGAACGGGCGGCCGCACATCGCCAGGTAGCCGGCGCCGTAAGAGGCGCCCATGATGATGGTGTACTTGGGCACGTTGGCCGAGGCCATCGCTGTGATCATCTTGGCCCCGGCTTTGGCAATGCCTGCCTGCTCGGCGGCGCGCCCGACCATGAAGCCGGTCACGTCGGCCATGAACAGCAGCGGGATGTCACGCTGGCAGCACAGATCGATGAAGTGCGCCGCCTTCATCGCGCTATCCGGGAACAGCACGCCCTGATTGGCCAGGATGCCGACCTCGTGGCCATGGATGCGCGCAAAGCCGGTCAGCAGGGTGTCGCCATACATCGGCTTGAATTCCTGGAACCGGCTGTCGTCGACAAAGCGCGCCAGAATCTCGCGCGTGTCAGTCGGAATCTTGGTGTCGCGGCTGATGATGCCGTAAATCTCGCGCGGGTCGAAGCGTGGCGGCACCGACGGCTGGCGCGTCCAGCGCGGCTTGGGCTGCTCACCCAGGTCCCGTACGATTTCACGCGTGATGGCCAGGGCGTGGCGGTCATCTTCGGCGATGTGATCAGTGACGCCGCTGACACTGCAGTGCATCTTGGCGCCGCCCAGCGCTTCGGCATCGACCGTCTCGCCGGTGGCGGCAAAGGTCAGCTCGGGACCGCCGAGGTACATATAGCCCTGCTCCTTGACGATCACCGCCTCATCGCACAGCGCCGGGATGTAGGCGCCACCCGCCGTGCAGGGGCCCATCACCACGGCAATCTGCTGGATGCCTTCGGCCGACATGCGAACCTGGTTGTTGAAAATGCTGCCGAACTGCCCCACGTCGGGAAAGATGTGGGCCATTTCCGGCAGGAAGGCGCCACCACTGTCCACCAGCGTGATGCAGGGCAAGCGGTGTGCCCAGGCAATCTGCTGCGCCCGCACATGCTTCTTGCAGGTCATGCCGTAGTAGGTGCCGCCCTTCACGGTGGCGTCGTTGGCGATGATCATGCACGGGCGGCCCTGCACCAGGCCGATGCCGGTGATGATGCTGGCGCCCGGCGGCACGCCGTCGTACATGCCTTCGCCGGCCAGCATGCCGACCTCCAGGAAAGGCGAACCCGGATCGAGCAGCACTTCGACACGATGCCGCGGCAGGATCTTGTTGCGCGCCAGGTGTTTTTCCCGCGCTTTGGGTGGCCCACCGGCCAGCGCCAATTGACGGCGCTTTTGCAGGTCCGCGATCACGGCCTCATAGGCTTCGCGGTTGAGTCGGAATTCGTCGTCGGAAGTCGACACGCGTGAGGTGAGGATGGTCATATGCGCTCTTGCATCAGTTCGTAAGGAAAGTGTTCAGGGCTTGAACACCGGTGCGCGGCGCGCTTCGAAGGCCGCCAGGCCTTCACTGACGTCGTCATCAAGCAGGGCGGCACTGGCCAGGTCTTCCTCAAGTTGGAGGCCGACCTCCGACGAACCCTCCATGCCCTGACGCGCAAGGTGTTTCATGGTCGCCATGCCAATGCGGCTGCGCGTGGCGAGCTTGGTGCAGTACGCCAGGGCTTCCTCATGCAGCTTGCCAGGCTCGACCACATAGTTCACCAGCCCCCACTGCTCGGCCGTGTCGGCATCGATCCAGCGGGCCGAGAAGAACAGATCCAGACCACGTCGCAGGCCGACGATGCGAGGCATGCGCTGGCTGCCGCCCCAGCCGGGAATCAAACCGAACTGGGCGTGCTGGTCGCCAAAGCGCGCATCCTTGGCAGCAAAAATGATGTCGCAGGCCAGCATCAGTTCGCTGCCCCCGGCCAGGGTCAGACCCTGACAGGCCGCCACCACTGGCAGATCGCTGTGCTCCAGGCGCTTGAGCACGCTGTGGCCATAGCCGATGAAGTGTTTGAGGCTGGCCGGATCGCCACGCAGCGACTTCACCTCATCGAGATCAGCGCCGGTGCAAAAATGCTTGCCTTGCGCCCGGATCAGAATGGCGCGCACACCGGAATCGGGTTTCTCGAACCCGTCGATGGCGGCCTCGATGCCCGCATGAACGGACATCGACAGGCAGTTGAATTTTTCGGGTCGCGCCAGCTCGATGATGCCAACGGCGCCTTCACGGCTGACCACCAAGGAAGATGTCTGGCTCATGATTTGTTCTCCTTCGCATATTGCACCGCCGCGCGGCCCACGCGCTCGCGCGCAACGATCAGTTTCATGATTTGCGCCGTGCCGTCGCCGATTTCCAGGCCCATCACGTCGCGCAGGCGCTGCTGGTGCGGCAGATCCATTGACCAGCCATAGTGACCAAACGTCAGCAGGCACTGGTGGATCGCGTCGAAAGCGGTTTTGGGCCCCATCCACTTGACCATGGCCGCTTCCGCAGTGTGCGGCTGGCCGGCGTCGCGCAAGGCCAGGCCGTGGTAGCAAAGCTGGCGGCAGGCGGCAATCAGGGTCTCGAATTCAACAATCGGAAAACTCACGCCCTGGTACTGCGCCAGCGGCGCGCCAAAAGTCTGGCGTTCCTTCACGTACTCCCAGGTTTCGTCGATCGAGGCCTGCGCGGCGGCCACACACTGCAGCGCGATCAGGATGCGGCTGAAGTCAAAGCCCTGCATCACCTGCGTGAAGCCTTTGCCCTCCGCGCCCAGCCGGTTGGCGACCGGCACCCGCACGTCGTCGAAAAACACCGAGCCACGACCGATGATTTTGCTGCCCACGTCGTTGAATCGCGTGCGTTGCACGCCGGGCTGGTTCAGATCCACCAGAAAGGCACTGATGCCACGCGCACCCTCCTCGGGCTTGCCGGTGCGCGCGAACAGCACCATGGCGTCGGCCTGGTCGGCAAAGGTGATCGATGTCTTCTCACCCGAAAGGATGTACTCGTCGCCAACGCGACGCGCCTTGAGTTGCAGATTGGCGGCATCCGAGCCACCGCGCGGTTCGGTCAAACCCAGCGCAACGATGGCCTCGCCCGCCACGATCCGGCTGTTCCAGGTGCGCGCCAGCTCGGGGGACGCATTGGCATGGATGATGGCGCCCATCAGCGAACTGAGCAGCTGCATATAGCTGACGTTGAAGTCGCCGTAGGCAATTTCCTCGGTAATGATACCGGCCGTGACACCGCTCAGGCCCATGCCGCCATATTCCTCAGGCAGATCGACACCGATCAGACCGAGTGAGCCCATTTCCCTGAACAGCGCCCGGTCAATGCCCGGCTCCGATTCGCGTTTCTGGTAATCGGGCCTGAGTTTCTCTCGGGCAAAGCGGCGCGCCACGTCACGCAGCGCAATTTGATCATCGTCGAAAATCATCGCTAGTAGCTCCTAGTTGACTGTTGCCGAAACCGCCGCCGCCGACCCTACCGTCAACCCTATGAGAATTGAGGTAAGCGCCGATTGCAAAATCAGGCGACTCCATGTAATATAGCACCAAACAGTTGTTAGTTAGATATGCTGGAGAATTTCTGAATGCCCCACGAGCCCATGGCCCCTTTTCCACGACTGCTGTCTCCCCTGAAGGTCGGCGCGCACACCCTTGGCAACCGGACGCTGATGGGCTCGATGCACACACGCCTGGAGTCGCTGGACCGCTCCATCGACCGGCTCTCCCTGTTTTATGCCGAGCGGGCGCGCGGTGGCGTCGGCCTGATCGTCACGGGCGGCTATGCCCCTTGCCAGGATGGCCTGCTGGATGAAACGGGTCCCTTGCTCGTCACGCCGGAACAGGCCGATGCGCTCAAACCGATCCCACAGGCAGTGCATGCCGAAGGCGGCAAGATCATTCTGCAAATCCTGCACACCGGCCGCTACGCAAAAGTCGCCAGGCCGGTCGGCGCCTCCGACATCCCTTCTCCGATTAACCCGCGCGCGCCGCGTGCCTTGAGCACGGCCGAAGTCTGGCAAACGATTGAGGACTATGTGCGCTGCGCCGAGCTCGCCCAGCGCGCTGGCTTCGATGGCGTCGAGATCATGGGCTCGGAGGGTTACCTGCTCAACCAGTTCACCGTCACGCGCACCAACAACCGCAGCGACGAATTTGGCGGCAGCATGGAGAATCGCCATCGCCTGCCGGTAGAAATCGTGCAGCGCACACGCGAACGCCTGGGCCCAGAGTTTTTGCTGATGTTCCGGGTATCGGCGCTCGATCTGGTCGAAGGTGGCGCCCCGGCCGCTGAAATCATCCAGCTCGCGCAGGCGGTGCAGGCTGCTGGCGCCGACATCCTCAACACCGGCATCGGCTGGCACGAAGCACGCATCCCGACCATTGCCTACGTGGTGCCGCGCGCCGCCTGGCGCTTTGCGGCGGCCCGCATCAAAAAAGCGGTGACGATTCCCGTCATCGTCTCCAACCGCATCAACACGCCCGATCTGGCCGAAGAAATCCTGGCCAGTGGCGATGCCGACATGGTGTCGATGGCGCGCCCTTTCCTGGCCGATGCCGACTTCGTGCGCAAGGCGGCCGAGGGCCGCGCCAACGAGATCAACACCTGCATCGCCTGCAACCAGGCCTGTCTCGACTACATCTTCGCCGACCGGCCTGCCACCTGCCTGGTCAATCCACGCGCCGGGCGCGAACTGGAGTTTTCGCTCATGCCGCCACCGGCGGCGCGGCGCAAGGTGGCGGTGATCGGCGCCGGCGCGGCCGGGCTGGCCTGCGCACTGAGCGCTGCCGAGCGCGGCCACGCCGTCACCCTGTTCGAGGCCGGGCCCGAGATCGGCGGCCAGTTGAACCTGGCCCGTGCCGTGCCGGGCAAACAGGAGTTCAACGAGCTGCTGCGCTATTTCAAACAAGGCGTGGCGCGGCACGGCGTGACGCTCAAGCTGGACACACGGGCGGATGCCCCATCGCTCGCTGCCGGCCACTACGACCGCATCGTGGTCGCCACCGGCGTGCGCCCGCGCCTGCCGCAAATTCCGGGCATCCCCCACCCCAAGGTGGTGAGTTATGCCGACCTGCTGTCGGACCGGGTGCAAGCCGGCCATAAGGTGGCCGTGATCGGCGCCGGCGGCATCGGCTTCGACGTGGCGACGTTTCTGCTGCACGAATCCCCGGCCGATGCCGCCCGGCCGCAGACGGTCGCTCAGTTTCAGGCCGAATGGGGGGTCGACACCTCGCCCACAGCCGCAGGCGGCCTCAAACCGGCGCAGCCGGTCAGCGCAGCGCGCGAAGTCACTTTGCTGCAGCGCAAACTTGAGAAACCCGGCCGTACCTTGGGCATGAGCACCGGCTGGGCACTCAAGGCCGAACTGGCGCGGCGCGGCCTGCGCACGCTTTCGGGCTGCACCTACGAACGCATCGACGACACCGGTCTGCACCTGAGCGTCAACGGCGTGCCGCAAACATTGGTGGTGGACACCATCGTCCTGTGCGCCGGCCAGGACAGCGAGAACACGCTGGCTGCCGAATTGCGCGCGCTCGGCCTCGCACCCGAGATCATCGGCGGCGCCGATCTGGCCGCCGAACTCGACGCCCTGCGCGCCATTGACCAGGGCACACGCCTCGGTTTGGCCCTCTGACCCCACTGGAACACCCCCCATGGATTTCACCCCCAACCCGGAACACGAAACCATCCGCGAAGCCATCGGCAAAATCTGCGCCCGCTTCGACGACAGCTACTGGCTCGAACGCGACAAGGTTGGCGGCTTTCCGCACGAGCTGCACCGCGCCCTGGCTGACGGCGGCTGGCTCGGCATTTGCCTGCCGCAGGAGTATGGCGGCGGCGGACTGGGCATCAGTGAAGCCACCGTGATGATGCAGGCCATCTCGCAGTCGGGTGCCGGACTGTCGGGCGCATCGGCCGTGCACATGAACATTTTCGGCCTGCAGCCGGTCGCCGCGTTTGGCACCGAAGCGCAGAAATGCCGCATGCTGCCGCCACTGATCGCGGGCCGCGAAAAGGCCTGCTTCGCCGTCACCGAGCCCAACACCGGCCTGAACACCACCCGCTTGAAAACCCGCGCCGAACGGGTCGGCGACCACTATGTGCTGTCCGGCCAGAAGGTCTGGATCTCGACCGCCCAGGTGGCCGAAAAGATGCTGATTTTGGCGCGCACCACGCCAATTGAGGACTGCCAGAAACCGACCTTCGGCCTGAGTCTGTTCTACACCGACCTCGACCGCCGTTTTGTGCAGGTGCGCGAAATCGAGAAGATGGGGCGCAAAGCAGTCGACTCGAACGAACTCTTCATCGACGGCCTGCGGGTGCCGGTGGAGGACCGCATCGGCGACGAGGGCCGTGGCTTTGAGTACATCCTGCATGGCATGAACCCGGAGCGGGTGCTGATCGCTGGTGAAGCGATCGGCCTGGGCCGCAAGGCGCTGGAGGTGGCCGTCAAGTACGCCAGCGAGCGCGTGGTCTTTGACCGCCCCATTGGCAAGAACCAGGCCATCCAGCATCCGCTGGCGGAATCGTGGATGGAACTGGAGGCCGCCGAGATGATGGCGATGCGCGCGGCCTGGAAATACGACAACGGCCTGCCCTGCGGCGCCGATGCCAATGCCGCCAAGTACATGGCGGCCGAGGCCGGTTTCAACGCCTGCCAGCGCGCCATGGCCACGCTCGGCGGCTATGGCTACGCCAAGGAATACCACGTCGAGCGTTACCTGCGCGAAATGATGATCCCGCGCGTCGCGCCGATCAGCCCGCAACTCATCCTGTGTTTCATCGCCGAGAAGGTGCTGGGCCTGCCAAAATCCTATTGACACTCACGAACCCACGACCGATTTACTTCCCGCTGAGGCCAGCAATGCCCTCGTCAATACCCTCCTTTAACCCATGACAGCACCCACCCCATCATGACCACCACCCACGACAGCGAACGCGCTGAACAACTGACCCTGCTGCGCGAAAGCGCACTGAGTTTTGCCGCCAAAGCATCCCCACTCCATCGCGCCCGCGCCCTGCGTCAGCAAACGCCCGGCTTTGATCGCCAGTTCTGGGCCGCTCTGGCCGAGCAGGGCTGGACCGGGCTGCTGGTGTCCGAAAAAATGGGCGGCTACGAGCAAGGCTTCGCCGAGATGGCCGAGGTGGTCGCCGCCCTGGCCACCCAGGTCGCGCCCGAACCCGTGGTGCCGGTGCTGGTCTTCGCGGGCCGCCTGCTGGCCCATGCCGTCCCCTCAGACCTGGCCACGCGCCTGCTCACCGAGATGGCTGAAGGCCGCACCCTGCCCGCCGTGGCCTGGCAGGAAGACATCACCGGCGCCAAAGACCGGACGGATCAGGCGGCCACCCGGCTGGAACGCCAGGCCGACGCCCTGCTGTTGAATGGCAGCAAGCGCCATGTGCGCCCCGGCGCCGGCGCCGACGGCTACATCGTCAGCGCCACGGGGCCGGGAGGTCTGGCCCTGGTGTGGGTGCCCGCCGACACGGCCGACCTGACCGTGACCAGCCAGCCGCTGGCCGACGGCAGCTATGCCGCCCAGCTCGACTTCAACAACGTTCGCCTGCCCGCCAGCCACCTGCTGGCCGAAGGGCCCAATGCCGTCGCCGCCCTGACCCGCGCCTACGATGAAACCCTGGTATCGACCAGCGTCGAACTGCTGGCCCTGGTGCGCGGCATGCTGTCCATGACGCAGGACTACCTGCGCACGCGGGTCCAGTTCGGCAAGCCGATTGGCACTTTCCAGTCGCTGCAGCACCGCGCCGTCGACCTGCTGCTCCAGCAGGAGCTGACCGCCAGCATCGTGACCCAGGCCCTGGCCCTGCTCGACAGTCCGGACAGCGACGCCAGCGCGCGCTCGGCCATGGCCAGCCGCGTCAAGTCACGCGCCTCCGACGCCGGCTTGCAAGTGGCGCGCGAAGCGGTGCAACTGCACGGCGCCATTGGCGTCACCGATGAATACGACCTTGGCCTGTACCTGCAGCGCGCCCTGGTGCTGGCCGCCTGGCTGGGCAACGGCAGCCAGCAGCGCCGCCGCTACGCCGACCTCACCCAAAACGCCACCGAGCAGGAGCACGCATGAACACCACCGCCGCAACCACCACCGACTGGAATGCGCTCGATAACGCCAGCTTTCGCGCCACCGTGCGCGAATTTTTTGAGAAACACTTCCCCGGCGAATGGCGCTACCCGCAGCGGCGCCTGCGCTGGTCCGAAATCGGACCGTGGTACCTGAAGCTTTCGGAAAAAGGCTGGGTCGCGCCGAGCTGGCCCACGCAGTACGGCGGCATGGGACTCTCGCCCGAGAAACTCATCATCTTCATTGAAGAGCAGGAGCGCTGGGGTGTCGCGCGCGCGCCCGACATGGGCATCACCATGGTCGGCCCGCTGCTGATCAACCACGGCAACGAGGCGCAGCGCGCCTACTATCTGCCCAAGATCATTGCTGGTGAGCACATCTGGTGCCAGGGTTACTCCGAACCCAATTCGGGCTCCGACCTGGCCAGCCTGCGCACCGAAGCAGTGGTCGACGGCGACGACTTCATCGTCAACGGACAAAAGACCTGGACCACGCTGGCGCAGGACGCCACCCACATCTTCCTGCTGGTGCGCACCGACAAATCGGCCAAGAAGCAGGAGGGCATCAGCTTCCTGCTGGCCGACATGACAACGCCGGGCATCACGGTGCGCCCCATTCGCAACATCGCTGGCAGCGAGGACTTCTGCGAGGTCTTCCTGGAAAACGTGCGCGTGCCGCGCACCAGCATCGTGGGCGAGCTCAACAAGGGCTGGACCATCGCCAAGGCGCTGCTCGGCTTCGAGCGCATCTTCCTGGGCAGTCCCAAGCAAAGCCAGTACGCGCTGGCGCGCGTGCGGGAAGCGGGGCAGCGGCTCGGCCTGTTCGAAGACACCGGCTTCGTGGACCGCTACACCAAACTGGCGCTGGACGTGGCCGACCTGGGCGCGCTCTATGGCCGATTCATCGAGCAGGTCAAACGCGGCGAAACGCTCGGCCCCGATGTCTCCATGCTCAAGCTGTTCGCCACCGAAACCTATTCGCGCCTGGCCGACCTGCTGGTCGATGTCATGGGCTCGAGTGGCGGCACGCCCGGCTCCACCGCCCTGCCGGGCGGCAAGACCGATGCGCTGACCACCTTCTACAACGCGCGCCCGGCCACCATCTATGGCGGCAGCAACGAAGTGCAGCGCAACATCCTGGCGGCCAGCGTGCTGAAGCTGCCGTCATGAGCATCGGCCGCGACCAGCCCTTCGCCGGCCCCGGCCCGGACGCGCAGTTCGCGCAGGCGCTGGCGCAGGGCCGCTTTCAGATCCAGCGTTGCAGCGCCTGCGGCCAGCATGTGTTTTATCCGCGCGCGCTGTGCACCCATTGCGGCTCGGCCCAGCTCGACTGGGTTGAACCCAGCGGGATCGGCAGCGTCTATTCCAGCACCACGGTGCGCCGCAAGCCACAGGCCGGCGGCGACTACAACGTGGCGCTGGTGGACCTGGCCGAAGGGCCGCGGCTGATGTCGCGCATCGATGGCATTGCGCCCGACCAGGTGCACATCGGCATGCGCGTGCAGGCGCGCGTGATCGACGATCCTGCCAAGGGCAAGTTGCTGGTCTTCATCCCCGAGGGCGCCACACCATGAGCACCACCTCTGCCCTGCGCGGCGCGGCCGCCATCGTAGGCGCCAGCCTGGGCGGCGTGCCCATGGCCCCCGGTCGCAGCGCGCTCGAAATTTTGGGCGAAGCGGTGCACGGCGCGCTGGCCGATGCCGGCTTGAAGCTGTCCGATGTCGATGGCCTGTTCACCGGCTCGTCCTACCACTTCCTCGCAGGTTTATCGGTGGCCGAATATCTGGGCATCCATCCCAAGTTCTGCGAAGCCACGATGGTCGGCGGCTCGTCTTATGTGGGCCACCTGCTCACCGCCGCCATGGCGCTGCACACCGGCCAGTGCGAAGTGGCGCTCATTTGCTACGGCAGCAACCAGGGCTCGGGCTTCGGCAAGCTCAAGTCGATGGCCGAAACGCCCTTGTACGAGGCGCCCTACGAGCCGCGCTACCCGATCTCCAGCTACGCGCTGGCGGCAGCGCGCCACATGCACCAGTACGGCACCACGCGCGAGGACCTGGCCCACATCGCGGTGGCGGCGCGCCAATGGGCGCAGCTCAATCCGCTGGCCCATGCGCGCGATCCGCTCAGCATCGAACAGGTGCTGGCTTCGCGCCTGGTGAGCGACCCGCTGTCGGTGCTCGATTGCTGCCTGGTCACCGACGGCGGCGGCGCCCTGGTGCTGGTGCGCAGCGAGCGAGCGCGCGACTTCCCCAAGCCACCGGTCTATGTGCTGGGCGCGGCCGCTGCCACCTGGCACCGCCAGATCGGCTCCATGCCCGACCTGACGGTCACCGCCGCCGCCGAGTCCGGGCCGCGCGCCTTTGCCATGGCCGGTCTGGCACCGAAGGACGTGGACGTGCTGGAGTTGTACGACGCCTTCACCATCAACACGCTGCTGTTCCTCGAAGACCTGGGCTTTTGCGCCAAGGGCGAAGGCGGCGCTTTCGTGCGCAACGGGCGCATCGCGCCGGGTGGCGCGCTGCCGGTCAATACCAATGGCGGCGGCCTGTCGTGCTGCCACCCCGGCATGTATGGCATGTTCCTGCTGATCGAGGCGGTGCAGCAACTGCGCGGCGCGGCCGGGGCACGCCAGGTGGCCGGTGCGGAGGTGGCGTTGTGCCATGGCAACGGCGGCGTTCTTTCAAGCCAGGTGACGGCCCTGCTGGGCACGGCTGCCACAGTCTGATTTTTTTACATCAACGTCATTTCGTATGCGCCCACCTCATGTGCTAACGGATCAAGCAGCCTTTTTGCATCAAGACTTCGAAGGAGACGCGACGAACCAGAAATGAAAAAAATTATTGACGATCGCGATGGCCTGTGTCCTGACGC encodes:
- a CDS encoding NADPH-dependent 2,4-dienoyl-CoA reductase gives rise to the protein MPHEPMAPFPRLLSPLKVGAHTLGNRTLMGSMHTRLESLDRSIDRLSLFYAERARGGVGLIVTGGYAPCQDGLLDETGPLLVTPEQADALKPIPQAVHAEGGKIILQILHTGRYAKVARPVGASDIPSPINPRAPRALSTAEVWQTIEDYVRCAELAQRAGFDGVEIMGSEGYLLNQFTVTRTNNRSDEFGGSMENRHRLPVEIVQRTRERLGPEFLLMFRVSALDLVEGGAPAAEIIQLAQAVQAAGADILNTGIGWHEARIPTIAYVVPRAAWRFAAARIKKAVTIPVIVSNRINTPDLAEEILASGDADMVSMARPFLADADFVRKAAEGRANEINTCIACNQACLDYIFADRPATCLVNPRAGRELEFSLMPPPAARRKVAVIGAGAAGLACALSAAERGHAVTLFEAGPEIGGQLNLARAVPGKQEFNELLRYFKQGVARHGVTLKLDTRADAPSLAAGHYDRIVVATGVRPRLPQIPGIPHPKVVSYADLLSDRVQAGHKVAVIGAGGIGFDVATFLLHESPADAARPQTVAQFQAEWGVDTSPTAAGGLKPAQPVSAAREVTLLQRKLEKPGRTLGMSTGWALKAELARRGLRTLSGCTYERIDDTGLHLSVNGVPQTLVVDTIVLCAGQDSENTLAAELRALGLAPEIIGGADLAAELDALRAIDQGTRLGLAL
- a CDS encoding acyl-CoA dehydrogenase family protein encodes the protein MDFTPNPEHETIREAIGKICARFDDSYWLERDKVGGFPHELHRALADGGWLGICLPQEYGGGGLGISEATVMMQAISQSGAGLSGASAVHMNIFGLQPVAAFGTEAQKCRMLPPLIAGREKACFAVTEPNTGLNTTRLKTRAERVGDHYVLSGQKVWISTAQVAEKMLILARTTPIEDCQKPTFGLSLFYTDLDRRFVQVREIEKMGRKAVDSNELFIDGLRVPVEDRIGDEGRGFEYILHGMNPERVLIAGEAIGLGRKALEVAVKYASERVVFDRPIGKNQAIQHPLAESWMELEAAEMMAMRAAWKYDNGLPCGADANAAKYMAAEAGFNACQRAMATLGGYGYAKEYHVERYLREMMIPRVAPISPQLILCFIAEKVLGLPKSY
- a CDS encoding acyl-CoA dehydrogenase family protein, which gives rise to MTTTHDSERAEQLTLLRESALSFAAKASPLHRARALRQQTPGFDRQFWAALAEQGWTGLLVSEKMGGYEQGFAEMAEVVAALATQVAPEPVVPVLVFAGRLLAHAVPSDLATRLLTEMAEGRTLPAVAWQEDITGAKDRTDQAATRLERQADALLLNGSKRHVRPGAGADGYIVSATGPGGLALVWVPADTADLTVTSQPLADGSYAAQLDFNNVRLPASHLLAEGPNAVAALTRAYDETLVSTSVELLALVRGMLSMTQDYLRTRVQFGKPIGTFQSLQHRAVDLLLQQELTASIVTQALALLDSPDSDASARSAMASRVKSRASDAGLQVAREAVQLHGAIGVTDEYDLGLYLQRALVLAAWLGNGSQQRRRYADLTQNATEQEHA
- a CDS encoding acyl-CoA dehydrogenase family protein, translated to MNTTAATTTDWNALDNASFRATVREFFEKHFPGEWRYPQRRLRWSEIGPWYLKLSEKGWVAPSWPTQYGGMGLSPEKLIIFIEEQERWGVARAPDMGITMVGPLLINHGNEAQRAYYLPKIIAGEHIWCQGYSEPNSGSDLASLRTEAVVDGDDFIVNGQKTWTTLAQDATHIFLLVRTDKSAKKQEGISFLLADMTTPGITVRPIRNIAGSEDFCEVFLENVRVPRTSIVGELNKGWTIAKALLGFERIFLGSPKQSQYALARVREAGQRLGLFEDTGFVDRYTKLALDVADLGALYGRFIEQVKRGETLGPDVSMLKLFATETYSRLADLLVDVMGSSGGTPGSTALPGGKTDALTTFYNARPATIYGGSNEVQRNILAASVLKLPS
- a CDS encoding Zn-ribbon domain-containing OB-fold protein, with the translated sequence MSIGRDQPFAGPGPDAQFAQALAQGRFQIQRCSACGQHVFYPRALCTHCGSAQLDWVEPSGIGSVYSSTTVRRKPQAGGDYNVALVDLAEGPRLMSRIDGIAPDQVHIGMRVQARVIDDPAKGKLLVFIPEGATP